The nucleotide sequence TGCGACGAACATAGGACCGAGGGGTTTGGGCGCATCAGTTTTAAGATTAATGAGAGAACCTATAAGGTTGGTTTCAAGAAGCTAAGCTCCATTCTCGGTTTCTCGGACAACCGTGGGTCGTTTCTACCTGCTAGGTCGGCAATTGTGGATGACATATGGACAGTGATTACGGGGTGGTCGCGTACAGCGAGAGAGGACAAGAGCAATGACATATCTAACCCGGGAGTGAGATATGCCCACAAGGTCCTTACTCACACCTTTTACTCACGCTACTCCACACCGATCCGGAAGATTTTGAAGATTTGGGACTACTCCACACCGATCCGGAAGATTTTGAAGATTTGGGACTTGTGGGATTGTTGATGAAGCGGTTTGAGTACTACCGAGATTGGGCTTGGACAACTCCTAATGAAAAACCGACGCTGTTTATCGGGAGCTTCATTACTCCGATATTGGAAGCATTTGGGATAGATTTGGGACCTCAGGATCATGCTCCAGCCTCCATTGATCTCGCTTACTTGAAGAAAACCCATTTCCTTACCGGCCAATCTGGCGATCGGTATGGTTACCCCTTTTGGTCCACTGATCTCGAACCTGAGCAGCTACAGATATTCCTACCTTGTGAGAGATTGACGACGCTATCTGATCCTCGGCATGTACTCTTCGCTCCAGCTGCNNNNNNNNNNNNNNNNNNNNNNNNNNNNNNNNNNNNNNNNNNNNNNNNNNNNNNNNNNNNNNNNNNNNNNNNNNNNNNNNNNNNNNNNNNNNNNNNNNNNNNNNNNNNNNNNNNNNNNNNNNNNNNNNNNNNNNNNTTGTCCTagtgatgctgatgatgaaggACCGACCACACCAGCCTCGGTGTATGGGACAGAGAGATACCACTTTCAGCCTTATGGTGGAGTTACACCGAACATTGCATTGCGCCAAGCTCTCTCTCAAAACGCCAAGTTGCTTCGGTGGAACAAGATGCAAGATTCCACCATCCACAAGCTGAAGAACTCAGTGAAAGCGCTTAAGAGACAGATGAAAAAGGTCACTGCACTTCTCTCTCAAGTGTCTATCGGTTCTGGTTGTCAACGGGATGACGTGTTGGCAGCTGCTGGTCCATCTACTCTCCCATACCCCATCTTCTATGGACCTCCTCGTTCCCCGGAGTACCGACTCCGTCGTAGACGCAGGAACACAGCTCCTCCACCCCGAGCCTCCTCCAACGAGTCTCCTTCAGTCGCTACCGACGACGACGACACGGAGGGAGCATCCTCCTTTGCTTAGCCAGGTTTCATCATCACCCTTCCTTTGTATATAtcagtttttctttgcatttatttctcttttcgGTATCTCCTCCTACTTtctaacacagagactgtgtgaacaaagtttgggggaggtatcaagtatttgatcatgttttctttgatgaattgagtctcatgcatcgcattgtacatacatatatgcatagaaaaaaccaaaaaaaaaaaaaaaaaatttgaaaaacacaaaaagaaacatgtagttgcatcacttgcacttttaagattgagtctagagcatataggttgcattcacttgcattgggaataatgatttaaaatgcctTGCAAAGAACccttgtctagaactcaaaatgacaccctagttaaacatatcaagtagcttaagcatctcttgaaaaccTTGTacgcttcgagccttgaaaactcttcttgaaacttgtttgcttgcttgatgttagcattgttcttaagatcagctccaatctaaacttggcttgaatgaacttaatctctcttgcatatgggcatttgcatacttgatcctggatctcatacacatttgggttatcttattccttCATACATATCTTTGTTAACTCAAATGGCACTCCgtaccctaaaaccctaaccatTCTTTGAGATCAAACATTGAATTGCATGAGTGAGAcctcttttgatagcttgtcatgtgcaaaatcttgagagtattggaaGGCGACATAGGtttattctcatctcttgctagcacaATGAGTTAGCATTTGGGGATGGTGAGAGGGGTTtgtgttttaaatttcaatatcttgggtttggagagtgagaaagatgagagatatgaaaataaagctcctagggatatatatataaaaaaaatgataataaaaagcTCTTGATTATGCAACAAAGAACCTTccccctaaaaaaaaaaaaaaaaaaaaaaaaaaatgggggGGAGGggaggaaagaaaaaaaaaaaaaaaaaaaaaaaggttagagCTTGTGGAAAGTGGATTAAAATCCCTAGCGAGtgggtcataaaaaaaaagaggagagagttgtagattgggtgagtgatgtgaggggttttagattgatttttgagatgatgataaagatgGTAGAACTTGTGATCATTTATAACAAAATGGGGCAGNNNNNNNNNNNNNNNNNNNNNNNNNNNNNNNNNNNNNNNNNNNNNNNNNNNNNNNNNNNNNNNNNNNNNNNNNNNNNNNNNNNNNNNNNNNNNNNNNNNNNNNNNNNNNNNNNNNNNNNNNNNNNNNNNNNNNNNNNNNNNNNNNNNNNNNNNNNNNNNNNNNNNNNNNNNNNNNNNNNNNNNNNNNNNNNNNNNNNNNNNNNNNNNNNNNNNNNNNNNNNNNNNNNNNNNNNNNNNNNNNNNNNNNNNNNNNNNNNNNNNNNNNNNNNNNNNNNNNNNNNNNNNNNNNNNNNNNNNNNNNNNNNNNNNNNNNNNNNNNNNNNNNNNNNNNNNNNNNNNNNNNNNNNNNNNNNNNNNNNNNNNNNNNNNNNNNNNNNNNNNNNNNNNNNNNNNNNNNNNNNNNNNNNNNNNNNNNNNNNNNNNNNNNNNNNNNNNNNNNNNNNNNNNNNNNNNNNNNNNNNNNNNNNNNNNNNNNNNNNNNNNNNNNNNNNNNNNNNNNNNNNNNNNNNNNNNNNNNNNNNNNNNNNNNNNNNNNNNNNNNNNNNNNNNNNNNNNNNNNNNNNNNNNNNNNNNNNNNNNNNNNNNNNNNNNNNNNNNNNNNNNNNNNNNNNNNNNNNNNNNNNNNNNNNNNNNNNNNNNNNNNNNNNNNNNNNNNNNNNNNNNNNNNNNNNNNNNNNNNNNNNNNNNNNNNNNNNNNNNNNNNNNNNNNNNNNNNNNNNNNNNNNNNNNNNNNNNNNNNNNNNNNNNNNNNNNNNNNNNNNNNNNNNNNNNNNNNNNNNNNNNNNNNNNNNNNNNNNNNNNNNNNNNNNNNNNNNNNNNNNNNNNNNNNNNNNNNNNNNNNNNNNNNNNNNNNNNNNNNNNNNNNNNNNNNNNNNNNNNNNNNNNNNNNNNNNNNNNNNNNNNNNNNNNNNNNNNNNNNNNNNNNNNNNNNNNNNNNNNNNNNNNNNNNNNNNNNNNNNNNNNNNNNNNNNNNNNNNNNNNNNNNNNNNNNNNNNNNNNNNNNNNNNNNNNNNNNNNNNNNNNNNNNNNNNNNNNNNNNNNNNNNNNNNNNNNNNNNNNNNNNNNNNNNNNNNNNNNNNNNNNNNNNNNNNNNNNNNNNNNNNNNNNNNNNNNNNNNNNNNNNNNNNNNNNNNNNNNNNNNNNNNNNNNNNNNNNNNNNNNNNNNNNNNNNNNNNNNNNNNNNNNNNNNNNNNNNNNNNNNNNNNNNNNNNNNNNNNNNNNNNNNNNNNNNNNNNNNNNNNNNNNNNNNNNNNNNNNNNNNNCCCATGAGTTCTCACTTCttataagaaagaaagcttgtgcctttattgcattttaggtaGTAAGTTAGTTTCAAATCATCTCAAAAACTggtagcacttagattaagcatggtcttgcattccctttgcatcataatcacctaggattggttcgacaatcttttatactacattgatttgatattagacccttgaaaagtcttgTATCAAATTTAAGATggctagtagacttgagattaatgattacttaggtaacattcaaccaaaggaatttgatgcttgagttatctaggtaaatgagcattcatctagggATAGAGTTTGcttaggattgtgtctaggcCTAAGGAAGATATAGATTGGTTAAAAGTTGACACCTTTAGGTTGAATcttgatcacccaagatcaattcccatagcccatgagttctcccttcttataagaaagaaagcttgtgcctttattgcattttaggtaGTAAGTTAGTTTCAAATCATCTCAAAAACTGGTAGCACTtagattaatcatggtcttgcattccctttgcatcataatcacctaggattggttcgacaatcttttatactacattgatttgatcttagacccttgaaaagtcttATATCATCATGCAGGTGATTGATCATCATGATCATAAACCAAGCTCATTAGATGGTTCTTTGAAAGCACGAGGATGAATTTGAGGTTGGTTTGGAGTTGAGTATTAGCATTCAGATTCTTCTAAGCTGTTTTATTGGAAACTTAAACCGAAAATCCGATGAACCAATAGTATAAGATCAAGAAGAGTTTGGGATGAAATActatgaaaagaaacaaaacttagTTAACAAAAGACAGCTTATGATCACATTGTATACGGTAGTTCAATTATATTATACAATACACAGTAATCTCCTTGTGTTGTCACCAACATTAAGAGTTGATCGGatcaataaaaaatagtgtaaagAGTCAATTGAATCATCAGTTAGGATCTAACTTTAGCGAGCCGAGCTCGAATCTCCTTCAgttcttcctcatcatcatcaccttctGCAATTGCCTCTTcctgcaaaacaaaaccaaaaaaaaattgtaacttcttctttaagaatCTAATCTCCAAGTACCAAactgtttttctttctctcgCAATGAATTTTGGTGAATGAGCTTTACCTCGCGGGAAGTGCTCGCCTTCTGCGCAGGCACCTTTATCCTTTCCTTCCTGACAGCGTCTGGAAGCGCAGCAGCGGTTTCTCCAGCAATAGCTGTCAATACTTGATCAACCTCTTGGTCGATCTCTTCTTCCATATCCTCTGAATCTAGTGCATTGTCAATGGCATCGTTCACAAACTCCTCAATAACTCCGGCCTTCATATCAAAGCAACAAAAACTGATTACGAACAATGATACTACAACTCAGAAATTTCTAACAAGTAATATGGTGAGAGAAAGGAAACGAATAAAGGTACGTACCCTTAGTCATCTCTTTGCTGAACTCCTGCATAGTTGCAGCCATTTGTGGTGCTTTCATGAGGTTATTGACTAGCTTCATAACCTCTGCACTCTTGGACAGATGCCCAACTGTTCTAGCAACAGCTGAAGATTCAACGAAAGTAAAAGGAATAAATGATAAGACAATCACATTGCAAACACAGTATGAAGAAAACTCAAAGCTTTTTTATAATACCAACACTCTCCCCAAGGTGCATTGATATGGAATTCATCTGGGCCTTGTTTTCGTATAACCGGTTAACTGTTCTTCTCGAACTCACAATCTCCTTAGCAAGCGCCTGAAACATCATCAGGAACACATTTTGAAAAGTGCTAAGCTTACAAAGGCTAagactttttttcttaaaactattcTTTTTTGTTCTACCTTGGCTGAGACCATATCATTTCGCCTTGCAGCCTCTTTAATAGCTTTCTGAAcatttctctcttccttctgTATATCTGAAAACCAAGAATCAGAAATTTCTAGAACTCAACCCAAGATTCTTCATCACTCTCTCCATCCTTTTGTACCTTCGCTTCTctgtttttcggtttttcaaAGAATATTTTGTACGCttccaatattatttttttgttttgtccaaagtattttaaaactgaaatatgCAAATTATTTACATCCTATCTATTATATGCcttgttgatcaaaaaaaaaaaaaaaatctattatatgCCTTACAGGGGATCTTACAGTCCTCTATTACAACAGAAATGCCTAGGCCTTGTGCCGTATGGTCGGATTCGGCCCAACATAATATAGAGCCtaagaataaacaaaaaaactaggGCCTTTTAGTCAAATAAAATTAGGAAGTCCCTTTGGTATGAACTTTGTTTATCTAATTTATACACAACAGTTTTAGCTAAAAcacagaatttttttaaaaaaattactatttgtATCTTTAACATTTAATTGAAAAGAGAGAATGACCAATCATAActtaaaattttgcttttttactttttttaattgaatattgTGTAGCTAATTACTGAAACTTCCAATAAtgtatattgtgaaacaaagtATATCtaaaagtatttatattaaaaagaggGAGTACTGCATATATAGGTCTGCTAAGATCCAGACCTCTCTATTTCTCTAACCTATCGATAGAGCAAGAGAATGGTACTTGACCAGTGACCATACCTTTTATTTATACATGAGGTATACTATATTACTATGTCACTTTCCTTCTAATCAAAACATTAATGTAAAGGATGATCATTCTTTTTGTTGCGGTTTAAGCAGCAGCACAACTGCGAGAGAAGAAAGGACGACAATAATACAAACGtagaaatacaaaaacaaaacacaagatTATTTGTAAGAACAATATGTTGTCGTATATGTTTTTGGTTATATAGCCTCTCCAGCTCTAAAACATTCATTCATATCCGTCCATATGATAGGCTCAATTATCAAATGTAGTACTGTTTAGTGATGATATCTACAAGACGTATGATAATAAAGTAAGGTGGGGCTGCAAAACAAACTGGAGTATTATTACTATTTCAACATATTACATTTATTGGGTTATATGCATCTTCTGACACACTAGCTGTCTCTTGCTCACATTTCTCTGTCTTTCGTCTTTCCCTATACAACTCCACCCTTCTTTATTGATTACTTTCCACAACTTTATATACTACATAACTAATCTTACTTTTAACAACTAAGTAGTATATTTAAGCACGGTCAACTAGATTTTAGATCTGAGTGTTTATGTTTTGGCTTGGGTTGAGTTGAGTTTCGATCAGATTGTTTCTATGTTGGATTTGCATTTATAGAATAGATTTAGGCTGAgcgaaaataaatttaaaaggtGTTAGAGTTTCCGAGACTGTCAAAAGAACTAACTGCGAATAAAAATTGTGATTTGTGAGGTGCGTTCGGCATATTTCTAGATTTACAGTTCATTGAAGAATCGCACTTTAGTCGAATGATTGGGTCATTTCATCGAATTAATGTAAAAAAGTATACTATATCAAAGaacaataaaaatcaaaagttaaTTTTACGAGTTTAAACGACATTCGTGTTAAAACTGATAAAGTTGTTTACGATGATTGGATTTTAAACTGAGAGTAGAGATTTAATTTAACCCTGCATGCATTTCGATCTACAAgtccttttattattttcaaataattatatgacTACTCAACCAAAGAATTACACGTCAGCATACTTTACACTTTACTTCCCTGAGTCACATGTTACTCCACTCATTGATAGCCAGCTCAGCAAACATCTCACGTGCCCAAGTTAATCTCCTCACGTTATGGACCCCACACGAGACATCCGGTTTCACAATATCGACAACAGTCCAAAAATTCCAGCCTGGCATCCATTTAGACACATGATCCTACGTGTCAACTACTCATTGGCTCAAAACACTTGATCTCCGGGAAGATCGATCGAGCTTTCTCCGCAACGCCTCGAGAATATGCCACGTGGCATCACCTTTCATCATCGGCACATTGTACAAGAGGGCCCGCTTAAACGCCGGCTCACGCAAGTTTCGCTGTATCACAGACAAATTAGTCGCCGCCACGCGCTCTAGTATCTTACGCAGATTCTTCACGTCTTTCTCAGCCACCGTGAGAGATATCTCCGACCACCGCACCGTCTCGGAGAACGGTAGCTTTATCCCATCCGCGATAACCACGGGCACGCATCCCAACACGGCGGATTCCACTAGCCTAGGACTCCATGGGGCCCATCCGAGAGGACAGAGACAAAACAACGATCGCACGACCTCTGAACGGTATCCAGCAAACCGGTGCCGGTTAAGATGAAACCGTCTCCTCCCGCCGTATTTCTTCAAAATCGCCGTTCGCACTTCCCTGCACGCCGAGAAGTGGCATTTTAGTAATTAaccaaacacacaaattttTCAAAGTCAACATGaaaacgaaaaaataaaaaataaagaaaggatTCGCAAACGCACGCACTTGCTGTAAAAGCGTCCGCTTATATTCTTAGGGTTGACTTCCATCTTCCCCCGGAAAAACGCCCATATGTCTCGCCGTCCGTTCGCCGGAGCTCTGTCTATTGCTCTCTGCACGCTCTCCGGCGGAATATACGGCGGGATCACCACGTGCTCGGCTTCTTGACATGGATGCTTGTAATTAACTCCAAACGTCTGTAAAATTATCGAATTTTTCATAAATTCTGGAATCCCTTCTTCAATCGCTATATCCTCcttcacaaaataaaaatcaaaacttttttttcaataaaaaaataaaaatcaaaactttactCAGAAATTATCGAATTTGAGTTTAGTTTACCATGGCGTGGAAGCATGCGCCGAAGTCATGAGAAGCGACGAAGACGTGGTCGGAGCCTCGAGTCCGGTTCCAAAACGGGTAACTGTCGGAGAGGAAATCGACGGCGGAGCTGATGAGGGAGCGAGCGTGGCTTAGAGAAGGGAAGCCGTTGGATGTTGAGAAGTTGCAGGAGACGTACACAGGGACGAAGAAGAAGTCTGCTTCTTCCGGGTCCAACGTACGGACGGAGGAGTCAGAGAGAAGGGCGCGGTGGATGGCTACCTCCGCCGCGAAGAGGTGACTGGCGCACCGGTCCGACGCCGTCACCCAGTCGACGTTGAATCTCGCCGGTAGATCGTAAACGTATATCTTCATTCCGCTGAAGAGACCGCCTGGTTTGAGAATGGCGGAAGATTCGATGAGAGCGCGAGATGGGAGGGACGACGACGTTAGGTGGTTAGACAGGAGACTCGTTGTGGTGGTGGTCGAGGGTGAGGATTGGTCTCCGGCGAAGTAAGATGTgaagaaatagagagagaggaacAACCAGATGACCCACCTGTAATAGTTtctgaagaagacgaagaagaggtTTCTTTTGTTGTGTCCActtctgttgttgttgttgtttagcTGCATTTTGACGATGAAACCCGTCTTCTTCTTGGTCTTGTTGATGCTAGGTCTCTTAGTGTCAAGCGACATTGCTTGATTGTTAAGAGGAGCAAAGATGAAACCGAGCTTTCTCTTTGTTGGTGATGATAATGATTGAGAAGTAGAAATCAAGGGATGGAGATTGGGAGAGATGTAGAGAAAGGGTCGTTGGTGTTTCTCAAGAATgaattgtttttctatttcattTGGATCAAGATTGGTGTGATCTGGTTCTCATCATTCTCTCGTGTCATGGGTTTGGTTCGAATCCAATGGGGtcattaagaatttttttttttaaaaaaaaacaaatcttcagataagagagagaaagaggtcGCATGGCTCTAGATGCAATGGAGCAGAATGGAGCTCGGCAATGGTCTCGGGTTCATCGCTTGGTCGTCTCGTAACCGTACCACTTAAATGTGACATGACTATAATACCCATGTAATTATTACTTTTGCGCATTTGTGTAAGTTGGGGAAGACATGTGCTTCATAAATGGTCTCTTGATAAGCTAATGACAGTGtagttttggataattttagctaatgtttgtttctttgtttagaaTGTGTGGTGATCATTAGAAGTtagctagttttttttttatcacttttAAGTACTTTTTATAGCTCACATTTGGTTGTATAAAGTTAGCTTATCATGTACTCTTAAACTTCACAAActaatatagaaaaatgaatgaatatagataagaaaaatattactccctctgtttcatattgtaagtagttttagtaaaatgttttttgtttcaaaatgtaaatatttttcgtatttctagataacttttacatttattgaatacagtgtgaccaatcaaattaaatagacttattttttattggttaaattatatctaacctatttattataaaatacgttttaaaaacataataattttcttaatcttcgtgTTTTTAGCCAAaattacttatattatgaaactgACGGAGTACTAACCAAATAAATATGATTGCTCCATACGGGAAATTAGCCTGATATTTACAGCTGGTCTATTTGGAAGTAAGCAACCAAAAACATACATTGTTTTCGAGCTAGTATTAAAAGTACTTTATCCCAAAGGAGTATAAAATGTACATGTTCTCGAGCCAGTATTTAAACTCGgatatcaaattaaatataattataggaTAAGTAAAATATGCACTCGaacaaatacatttatacattaTAGTATGGGGCTTGAAAAGAAGCGCAGAGGGTATCTAAAAAGCTTACAAGAGCACTTGCCCCACTGGCCACTGGGTGTGGGGAGAATGAGTGCAGATGTGCAGATATTTACAGACAACAGAAAATCCATTTTCTTTGTAAGGTTGTATTGCTTCGCTTTTTTTACAGCCTATGGAAAATCGAAAGTGTATGGTTATTATTACAGCCTTTGTAAGACGTAAGAAAAGTGGTTAAGAACACGGACGAAGCCTGAGACGGTGAAAGCTCGaaatctttttctctctttaggcaTAAACAATAATGGCCACttgataaaacaaataattatctTTTGCTTCTATTTCTGGTCTCAGTGGCCAAATTTATCGACGTGATGTTGTCTAAACTAACTTATGCGTAAATAACGTGATTGGTTAAGTGAATTCACAATACAAAGTTTTTGAATCTTACCATTGTAACGGCGCAAACAAAATCTACCTTCACAACCACATGGATGAGAATTCAGCTTTATCTTGGATATTAAAGTGACTGGACCAGTGACAAAAACGGTTGATTAATAACGTTTCGGTTGAaatt is from Brassica oleracea var. oleracea cultivar TO1000 unplaced genomic scaffold, BOL UnpScaffold00916, whole genome shotgun sequence and encodes:
- the LOC106320416 gene encoding vacuolar protein sorting-associated protein 24 homolog 1-like, translated to MPGWNFWTVVDIVKPDVSCGVHNVRRLTWAREMFAELAINEWNIQKEERNVQKAIKEAARRNDMVSAKALAKEIVSSRRTVNRLYENKAQMNSISMHLGESVAVARTVGHLSKSAEVMKLVNNLMKAPQMAATMQEFSKEMTKAGVIEEFVNDAIDNALDSEDMEEEIDQEVDQVLTAIAGETAAALPDAVRKERIKVPAQKASTSREEEAIAEGDDDEEELKEIRARLAKVRS
- the LOC106320413 gene encoding probable glucuronoxylan glucuronosyltransferase F8H isoform X1, with the translated sequence MSLDTKRPSINKTKKKTGFIVKMQLNNNNNRSGHNKRNLFFVFFRNYYRWVIWLFLSLYFFTSYFAGDQSSPSTTTTTSLLSNHLTSSSLPSRALIESSAILKPGGLFSGMKIYVYDLPARFNVDWVTASDRCASHLFAAEVAIHRALLSDSSVRTLDPEEADFFFVPVYVSCNFSTSNGFPSLSHARSLISSAVDFLSDSYPFWNRTRGSDHVFVASHDFGACFHAMEDIAIEEGIPEFMKNSIILQTFGVNYKHPCQEAEHVVIPPYIPPESVQRAIDRAPANGRRDIWAFFRGKMEVNPKNISGRFYSKEVRTAILKKYGGRRRFHLNRHRFAGYRSEVVRSLFCLCPLGWAPWSPRLVESAVLGCVPVVIADGIKLPFSETVRWSEISLTVAEKDVKNLRKILERVAATNLSVIQRNLREPAFKRALLYNVPMMKGDATWHILEALRRKLDRSSRRSSVLSQ
- the LOC106320413 gene encoding probable glucuronoxylan glucuronosyltransferase F8H isoform X2; the encoded protein is MSLDTKRPSINKTKKKTGFIVKMQLNNNNNRSGHNKRNLFFVFFRNYYRWVIWLFLSLYFFTSYFAGDQSSPSTTTTTSLLSNHLTSSSLPSRALIESSAILKPGGLFSGMKIYVYDLPARFNVDWVTASDRCASHLFAAEVAIHRALLSDSSVRTLDPEEADFFFVPVYVSCNFSTSNGFPSLSHARSLISSAVDFLSDSYPFWNRTRGSDHVFVASHDFGACFHAMTFGVNYKHPCQEAEHVVIPPYIPPESVQRAIDRAPANGRRDIWAFFRGKMEVNPKNISGRFYSKEVRTAILKKYGGRRRFHLNRHRFAGYRSEVVRSLFCLCPLGWAPWSPRLVESAVLGCVPVVIADGIKLPFSETVRWSEISLTVAEKDVKNLRKILERVAATNLSVIQRNLREPAFKRALLYNVPMMKGDATWHILEALRRKLDRSSRRSSVLSQ